From Homoserinimonas aerilata, a single genomic window includes:
- a CDS encoding AMP-binding protein encodes MTRELRVVDGDDAPAVLAALREALAGGPAVMPLAAAQLGGDAPAMVEQTVEQRVALVVQTSGTTGHSKRVALSADALLAGAAASESALGGPGQWLLALPAHYIAGINVLTRSITAGTEPVMVGGRFEPHAFARAALAMDAPLRFTSLVPAQLAALLDAAEGSGDLSGSEGGVGLLELLRRFDRILVGGQSTPPSLLARAIEEGLNVTRTYGSSETAGGCVYDGEAIGTVGVQIVDGLVELSGPVLAEGYLGDPARTDAAFVLRDGIRWYRTGDLGEFDGGVLRVTGRADDVIVSGGLKVSLAAVERVVRGLPGQTDAVAVSAGHERWGEVPVVVTTTPIGLEELRAAVGAAEGNAARPDRVVVLPSLPLLPSGKPDRRAIAELARD; translated from the coding sequence ATGACGCGCGAGCTGAGGGTCGTGGACGGCGATGACGCGCCGGCCGTGCTCGCAGCGCTGCGTGAGGCGCTCGCCGGTGGCCCCGCCGTCATGCCGTTGGCGGCCGCGCAGCTCGGCGGTGATGCTCCCGCGATGGTCGAGCAGACGGTCGAGCAGAGGGTCGCGCTCGTCGTGCAGACGAGCGGCACGACCGGCCACAGCAAGCGGGTCGCGCTCAGCGCAGACGCCCTGCTTGCCGGCGCCGCGGCATCCGAGTCGGCTCTTGGTGGCCCCGGCCAGTGGCTTCTGGCCCTGCCCGCGCACTACATCGCCGGCATCAACGTGCTCACGCGCTCGATCACGGCGGGCACCGAGCCGGTCATGGTCGGCGGCCGTTTCGAGCCGCACGCCTTCGCCCGGGCAGCCCTCGCGATGGACGCGCCGCTGCGTTTCACCTCCCTCGTTCCGGCCCAACTGGCCGCGCTGCTCGACGCGGCCGAGGGCAGCGGCGACCTGAGCGGCTCTGAGGGCGGCGTCGGCCTGCTCGAGCTGCTGCGCCGCTTCGACCGCATCCTCGTCGGCGGGCAGTCCACGCCGCCGTCGCTGCTGGCGCGCGCCATCGAGGAGGGCCTCAACGTGACCCGCACCTACGGGTCGAGCGAGACGGCGGGCGGATGCGTGTACGACGGCGAGGCGATCGGCACCGTCGGCGTGCAGATCGTCGACGGCCTGGTGGAGCTGAGCGGCCCCGTGCTGGCGGAGGGCTACCTGGGTGACCCGGCGCGCACCGATGCGGCCTTCGTGCTGCGTGACGGCATCCGCTGGTATCGCACCGGCGACCTGGGCGAATTCGACGGTGGCGTGCTGCGCGTGACCGGACGCGCCGACGACGTGATCGTCTCGGGCGGGCTGAAGGTGTCGCTCGCGGCGGTCGAGCGGGTCGTGCGCGGGCTTCCGGGGCAGACGGATGCGGTGGCCGTCTCGGCAGGGCACGAACGCTGGGGTGAGGTGCCGGTTGTGGTGACGACGACTCCGATCGGCCTCGAGGAGCTGCGCGCGGCGGTCGGCGCCGCGGAGGGCAACGCCGCACGCCCTGACCGCGTGGTCGTGCTGCCGTCGCTGCCGCTGCTGCCGTCGGGTAAACCCGACCGGCGGGCGATCGCCGAGCTGGCGCGCGACTGA